The Lacipirellula parvula genome window below encodes:
- a CDS encoding peptidoglycan recognition family protein has product MRTLLLTLLALAPAFAHAEVPRPTNIVTREEWKSTPDPIPDNRKHKPRFVTIHHAGVLWTNSQTPEEFLRNMQAWGKRRPEIEQPPRNTYWPDLAYHFLIGPDGRIFEGRDIAYEPESNTKYELAGNLGVEMMGDFNQQRPSPAQLESAVRLTAWLADQHDIKLDNIRTHRDAAPGATSCPGDDFYRYFESGEFKRWVEQLQAGEEPQITQGEPLPKGPTESILDTKKKPQ; this is encoded by the coding sequence ATGCGAACCCTACTCCTAACCCTCCTCGCCCTCGCCCCAGCCTTCGCCCACGCCGAGGTCCCGCGCCCAACGAACATCGTCACCCGCGAAGAGTGGAAGTCCACCCCCGACCCGATCCCCGACAACCGTAAGCACAAGCCGCGGTTCGTCACCATCCACCATGCCGGCGTTCTCTGGACGAACAGCCAAACGCCCGAGGAGTTTCTCCGCAACATGCAGGCGTGGGGCAAGCGCCGCCCCGAGATCGAACAACCGCCGCGCAACACCTACTGGCCCGATCTCGCCTACCACTTCCTCATCGGCCCCGACGGCCGCATCTTCGAAGGCCGCGACATTGCGTACGAGCCCGAGTCGAACACCAAGTACGAACTCGCCGGCAACCTCGGCGTCGAAATGATGGGCGACTTCAACCAACAGCGCCCCAGCCCCGCGCAACTCGAATCGGCCGTCCGCCTCACCGCGTGGCTCGCCGACCAGCACGACATCAAGCTCGACAACATTCGCACCCACCGCGACGCCGCCCCCGGCGCCACCAGTTGCCCTGGCGACGATTTCTATCGCTACTTCGAATCAGGCGAATTCAAACGCTGGGTCGAACAACTCCAAGCCGGCGAAGAACCGCAGATCACGCAAGGCGAGCCGTTGCCGAAGGGCCCCACCGAGTCGATCCTCGACACAAAGAAGAAGCCCCAGTAG